Proteins from a single region of Hydra vulgaris chromosome 12, alternate assembly HydraT2T_AEP:
- the LOC124817936 gene encoding uncharacterized protein LOC124817936 isoform X2, translating to MAVSLSVRKRTQGNDIFKSITDGLAPVLKETRLNEALKLYQEAINSATCNEERNSAYKNHGVTALNLFKVYLSRENEKPLRTFNFYMQVCQSSLFLSLENSINKPNEWKHHIIQKSIEAIELYINSFLFEKEYSLQISSLSELIQHDKILKIVKVYITYRLSNLHHQLSIKYLDEKEINESFKSINDCNYFYEECFKYNKQVNAENIDAEFNFWNDLDQLKTSIDLQICILDGLKAKHEADLTYDKCINESESVDIELAWNAIDMYRVAIKATATKDIELEAEITSIIGVIYEKILLIKERAKQCYMHALDLAESMKPKLFTAEAWYIRAVNAINKFQQEVVDEEEKVKEAEKEKVISKIKEDLNKIRENASISYKHFLIFIYENYPPKDSAHKLDKNEMEKKNDLCLKEEYKKSLIHYHPDKNKGEIYGMEWFFIVDEISKQLGRIYNIMKS from the exons ATGGCAGTATCGTTGAGCGTAAGAAAGAGAACGCAaggaaatgatatttttaaatcaataacagATGGTCTTGCGCCAGTCTTGAAGGAAACACGGCTAAATGAAGCATTAAAGTTGTACCAAGAAGCTATTAATTCAGCAACATGCAATGAGGAAAGAAATAGTGCTTACAAAAATCATGGCGTTACAGCTCTTAATCTTTTCAA agttTACTTATCTAGGGAAAATGAAAAACCATTGCGTACATTCAATTTTTACATGCAAGTTTGCCAAAGCAGTCTCTTTCTTTCTCTTGAAAACTCGATCAATAAACCAAACGAATGGAAACAtcatattattcaaaaatcaattgAGGCCATTGAACtttatataaacagttttttatttgaaaaagaataCTCTCTACAAATATCTTCTTTAAGCGAATTAATTCaacatgataaaattttaaaaatcgttaaAGTCTACATAACTTATCGACTCTCGAACTTACATCACcaactttcaataaaatatttagatgaaaaagaaattaacgaAAGCTTCAAGTCAATTAAcgattgtaattatttttacgaAGAAtgttttaagtataataaacaaGTAAATGCAGAAAACATCGATgcagaatttaatttttggaacGATCTTGATCAGCTAAAAACTAGTATTGATCTGCAAATATGTATTCTTGACGGACTTAAAGCAAAACACGAAGCAGATTTAACCTATGATAAATGTATCAACGAAAGTGAGTCAGTTGATATAGAGTTAGCCTGGAACGCAATTGATATGTATCGCGTTGCAATAAAAGCAACTGCTACAAAAGATATTGAGCTAGAAGCTGAAATTACAAGTATAATTGGAGTCATCTACGAAAAAATTCTTCTAATTAAAGAACGAGCGAAGCAATGCTACATGCATGCTCTTGATTTAGCGGAATCTATGAAACCAAAATTGTTTACAGCTGAAGCTTGGTATATAAGAGCTGTCAATGCAATCAATAAGTTTCAACAAGAAGTTGTTGACGAAGAAGAAAAAGTTAAGGAAGCGGAAAAAGAAAAAGTCATAAGCAAAATAAAGgaagatttaaacaaaataagagaaaatgcaTCAATTTCATATAAACACTTTTTGATCTTTATCTATGAAAACTATCCTCCCAAGGATTCTGCTCACAAACTTGATAAGaatgaaatggaaaaaaaaaacgatttgtgtttaaaagaagaatacaaaaaatcattaattcaTTATCATCCCGACAAGAACAAAGGGGAAATTTATGGCATGGAATGGTTCTTTATTGTTGACGAGATTAGCAAGCAACTTGGaagaatttataatataatgaagtcttaa